A genomic segment from Pseudomonas sessilinigenes encodes:
- the gltA gene encoding citrate synthase — translation MADKKAQLIIEGAAPVELPILTGTVGPDVIDVRGLTATGRFTFDPGFMSTASCESKITYIDGDQGILLHRGYPIEQLAEKSDYLETCYLLLNGELPNAEQKAQFVSTVKNHTMVHEQLKSFFNGFRRDAHPMAVMCGVVGALSAFYHDSLDINNPQHREISAVRLVAKMPTLAAMVYKYSMGQPMMYPRNDLSYAENFLHMMFNTPCEIKPISPVLAKAMDRIFILHADHEQNASTSTVRLAGSSGANPFACIAAGIAALWGPAHGGANEAVLTMLDEIGDVSNIDKFIAKAKDKNDPFKLMGFGHRVYKNRDPRATVMKQTCDEVLKELGINNDPQLQLAMRLEEIALTDPYFIERSLYPNVDFYSGIILKAIGIPTSMFTVIFALARTVGWISHWKEMLSSPYKIGRPRQLYTGYESRDITKLEDRK, via the coding sequence ATGGCTGACAAAAAAGCGCAGTTGATCATCGAGGGCGCAGCCCCCGTCGAGCTGCCCATTTTAACCGGCACCGTTGGTCCCGATGTAATCGATGTTCGGGGCCTGACGGCCACGGGCCGCTTCACTTTTGACCCGGGTTTCATGTCGACCGCCTCCTGCGAGTCGAAGATCACCTACATCGACGGCGACCAGGGTATCCTGCTGCATCGCGGCTACCCGATCGAACAACTGGCTGAAAAGTCGGACTACCTGGAAACCTGCTACCTGCTGCTCAACGGCGAACTGCCGAATGCCGAGCAGAAGGCCCAGTTCGTCAGCACCGTGAAGAACCACACCATGGTTCACGAGCAGCTGAAGAGCTTCTTCAACGGTTTCCGTCGTGATGCCCACCCGATGGCGGTCATGTGCGGCGTAGTCGGTGCACTCTCGGCGTTCTACCACGACTCCCTGGACATCAATAACCCGCAGCACCGCGAGATTTCCGCCGTGCGCCTGGTTGCCAAGATGCCGACCCTGGCAGCGATGGTCTACAAGTACTCCATGGGCCAGCCGATGATGTACCCGCGCAACGACCTGTCGTACGCGGAAAACTTCCTGCACATGATGTTCAACACCCCGTGCGAGATCAAACCGATCAGCCCGGTACTGGCCAAGGCAATGGACCGGATCTTCATCCTCCACGCCGACCACGAGCAGAACGCCTCCACCTCCACCGTACGCCTGGCAGGCTCTTCGGGCGCCAACCCGTTCGCCTGTATCGCTGCCGGCATCGCAGCACTCTGGGGCCCGGCTCACGGCGGCGCCAACGAAGCCGTGCTGACCATGCTCGATGAAATCGGCGATGTCTCGAACATCGACAAGTTCATCGCCAAGGCCAAGGACAAGAACGACCCGTTCAAGCTCATGGGCTTCGGTCACCGCGTGTACAAGAACCGCGACCCTCGCGCCACCGTGATGAAGCAGACCTGCGACGAAGTACTCAAGGAACTGGGCATCAACAACGATCCACAACTCCAACTGGCCATGCGCCTGGAAGAGATCGCCCTGACCGACCCGTACTTCATCGAACGCTCGCTGTACCCGAACGTCGACTTCTATTCGGGGATCATCCTCAAGGCCATCGGCATTCCAACCAGCATGTTCACCGTGATCTTCGCCCTGGCGCGTACCGTCGGCTGGATCTCGCACTGGAAAGAAATGCTCTCCAGCCCCTACAAGATCGGCCGTCCTCGCCAGCTGTACACCGGCTACGAGTCGCGCGACATCACCAAGCTGGAAGACCGCAAGTAA
- the sdhC gene encoding succinate dehydrogenase, cytochrome b556 subunit, which produces MNSQRPVNLDLRTIKLPITGVTSFLHRVSGIILFLGIGIMLYALSKSLGSEEGYAEVKACLTSPLAKFVAWGLLSALLYHLVAGVRHLIMDMGIGETLEGGKLGSKIVIAVSVVVIVLAGVWIW; this is translated from the coding sequence GTGAATAGCCAACGACCTGTAAACCTAGACCTAAGGACCATCAAACTCCCCATTACCGGCGTTACGTCGTTTCTCCACCGTGTTTCCGGCATCATTCTCTTCCTGGGCATCGGCATCATGCTGTACGCATTGAGCAAGTCCCTGGGCTCCGAGGAAGGTTATGCCGAGGTGAAGGCGTGCTTGACCAGTCCGCTGGCCAAATTCGTTGCATGGGGCCTCCTGTCCGCCTTGCTGTACCACCTGGTGGCGGGTGTACGCCATCTGATTATGGACATGGGCATCGGTGAGACGCTGGAAGGCGGCAAGCTGGGCTCGAAAATCGTTATCGCCGTATCCGTGGTGGTAATCGTTCTGGCGGGAGTTTGGATATGGTAA
- the sdhD gene encoding succinate dehydrogenase, hydrophobic membrane anchor protein, with protein MVTSVTNLSRSGLYDWMAQRVSAVVLAAYFIFLIGYLVANPGIDYTQWHGLFANNWMRIFSLLAMVALGAHAWVGMWTISTDYLTHMALGKSATAVRFLFQAVCGVAMFAYFVWGVQILWGI; from the coding sequence ATGGTAACCAGCGTTACGAACCTGTCGCGTTCAGGCCTTTATGACTGGATGGCGCAGCGTGTGTCTGCGGTCGTTCTCGCGGCTTATTTCATTTTCCTGATCGGATACCTCGTAGCGAATCCGGGCATTGACTACACCCAGTGGCATGGCCTGTTCGCAAACAACTGGATGCGTATCTTCAGTCTGCTGGCCATGGTGGCCCTGGGCGCTCACGCCTGGGTCGGCATGTGGACTATCTCGACTGACTACCTGACGCATATGGCGCTGGGCAAGTCGGCGACAGCAGTACGTTTCCTTTTCCAGGCAGTATGCGGCGTCGCAATGTTCGCTTACTTCGTCTGGGGTGTGCAGATTCTCTGGGGTATCTGA
- the sdhA gene encoding succinate dehydrogenase flavoprotein subunit, which translates to MANIPTISFDAIIIGGGGAGMRAALQLAQGGHKTAVITKVFPTRSHTVSAQGGITCAIASADPNDDWRWHMYDTVKGSDYIGDQDAIEYMCQEGPAAVFELDHMGLPFSRTETGRIYQRPFGGQSKDYGKGGQAARTCAASDRTGHALLHTLYQGNLKAGTTFLNEYYAVDLVKNQDGAFVGVIAICIETGETLYIKSKATVLATGGAGRIYASTTNALINTGDGVGMALRAGVPVQDIEMWQFHPTGIAGAGVLVTEGCRGEGGYLINKHGERFMERYAPNAKDLAGRDVVARSMVKEIIAGNGCGPNGDHVMLKLDHLGEEVLHSRLPGICELSKTFAHVDPVVAPVPVVPTCHYMMGGVATNIHGQAITQNAAGEDTIIPGLFAVGEVACVSVHGANRLGGNSLLDLVVFGRAAGLHLEKALTDGIEYRDASDTDVDVALNRLAKLNERTTGEDVATLRRELQSCMQNYFGVFRTGEYMQKGIAQLADLRERIANVKINDKSQAFNTARIEALELQNLLEVAEATAIAAEVRKESRGAHAREDFEDRDDENWLCHTLYFPGEKRVAKRAVNFSPKTVPTFEPKVRTY; encoded by the coding sequence ATGGCTAACATTCCAACCATTTCTTTCGACGCCATCATCATTGGCGGCGGCGGCGCTGGCATGCGTGCTGCGCTGCAGCTGGCCCAGGGCGGCCATAAAACCGCGGTGATCACCAAGGTTTTCCCGACTCGTTCGCACACTGTATCTGCCCAGGGTGGCATCACCTGCGCGATCGCCTCGGCGGATCCGAACGATGACTGGCGCTGGCACATGTACGATACCGTCAAGGGTTCCGACTACATCGGCGACCAGGACGCTATCGAGTACATGTGTCAGGAAGGTCCGGCTGCGGTCTTCGAGCTGGATCACATGGGCCTGCCGTTCTCCCGCACCGAAACCGGTCGTATCTACCAGCGTCCTTTCGGCGGTCAGTCCAAGGACTACGGCAAGGGTGGCCAGGCTGCCCGTACCTGCGCTGCTTCCGACCGTACCGGTCACGCACTGCTGCACACCCTGTATCAGGGCAACCTGAAAGCCGGTACCACTTTCCTCAACGAGTACTACGCAGTTGACCTGGTGAAGAACCAGGACGGCGCATTCGTTGGTGTGATCGCGATCTGCATCGAAACCGGCGAGACCCTGTACATCAAGTCCAAGGCCACCGTTCTGGCCACCGGCGGTGCGGGCCGTATCTACGCCTCCACCACCAACGCCCTGATCAACACCGGCGACGGCGTGGGCATGGCCCTGCGTGCTGGCGTTCCGGTGCAAGACATCGAGATGTGGCAGTTCCACCCGACCGGCATCGCCGGCGCCGGTGTACTGGTAACCGAAGGTTGCCGTGGTGAAGGTGGTTACCTGATCAACAAGCACGGCGAGCGTTTCATGGAGCGTTATGCTCCTAACGCCAAAGACCTGGCGGGCCGCGACGTAGTGGCGCGTTCCATGGTCAAGGAAATCATCGCTGGCAACGGCTGTGGCCCTAATGGCGACCATGTGATGCTCAAGCTGGATCACCTGGGCGAGGAAGTGCTGCACAGCCGCCTGCCTGGTATCTGCGAGCTGTCCAAGACCTTCGCCCACGTCGACCCTGTCGTCGCTCCGGTGCCGGTCGTTCCTACCTGCCACTACATGATGGGCGGCGTTGCCACCAACATCCATGGCCAGGCCATCACTCAGAACGCCGCTGGCGAAGACACCATCATCCCTGGCCTGTTCGCAGTGGGTGAAGTGGCTTGCGTATCGGTACACGGTGCCAACCGCCTGGGCGGCAACTCGCTGCTCGACCTGGTGGTATTCGGTCGTGCGGCTGGCCTGCACCTGGAAAAAGCGCTGACCGACGGTATCGAATACCGCGATGCCAGCGATACCGATGTGGACGTTGCACTGAACCGCCTGGCCAAGCTCAACGAGCGCACCACCGGCGAAGACGTCGCTACCCTGCGTCGCGAGCTGCAGAGCTGCATGCAGAACTACTTCGGTGTATTCCGTACCGGCGAATACATGCAGAAGGGTATTGCCCAATTGGCCGATCTGCGCGAACGCATCGCCAACGTCAAGATCAACGACAAGTCTCAAGCTTTCAACACTGCGCGTATCGAAGCACTTGAGCTGCAGAACCTGCTGGAAGTGGCCGAAGCCACTGCCATCGCTGCCGAAGTGCGCAAAGAGTCCCGCGGCGCTCACGCCCGTGAAGACTTTGAAGACCGTGACGACGAAAACTGGCTGTGCCACACCCTGTACTTCCCGGGTGAGAAGCGCGTTGCCAAGCGTGCGGTCAACTTCTCGCCGAAGACTGTTCCGACTTTCGAACCAAAAGTCCGGACTTACTAA
- a CDS encoding succinate dehydrogenase iron-sulfur subunit yields MLQVEVYRYNPDTDSAPKTQVFQVDTGGKDLMVLDVLALIKEQDEGFSYRRSCREGVCGSDGMNINGKNGLACITPLSAVVKKNKLVIRPLPGLPVIRDLVVDMSIFYKQYEKVKPFLQNDTPAPAIERLQSPEEREKLDGLYECILCACCSTSCPSFWWNPDKFLGPAALLQAYRFLADSRDTKTSERLASLDDPFSVFRCRGIMNCVNVCPKGLNPTKAIGHIRNMLLQSGV; encoded by the coding sequence ATGTTGCAAGTTGAAGTTTATCGTTACAACCCTGACACCGACTCGGCTCCGAAAACCCAGGTTTTCCAGGTCGACACCGGTGGCAAGGACTTGATGGTGCTGGACGTGCTGGCCCTGATCAAAGAGCAGGACGAGGGGTTCTCCTACCGTCGCTCCTGCCGTGAAGGCGTTTGCGGTTCCGACGGCATGAACATCAACGGCAAGAACGGCCTGGCGTGCATCACGCCGCTGTCCGCCGTGGTCAAGAAGAACAAGCTGGTGATTCGTCCTCTGCCAGGTCTGCCGGTTATCCGTGACCTGGTCGTCGATATGAGCATCTTCTACAAGCAATACGAGAAGGTGAAGCCATTCCTGCAGAACGATACTCCGGCCCCGGCCATCGAGCGTCTGCAGTCGCCGGAAGAGCGTGAGAAGCTCGATGGTCTGTACGAGTGCATCCTGTGCGCTTGCTGCTCGACCTCTTGCCCATCCTTCTGGTGGAACCCCGACAAGTTCCTGGGTCCAGCCGCTCTGCTGCAAGCCTATCGCTTCCTGGCAGACAGCCGCGACACCAAGACTTCAGAGCGTCTGGCTTCGCTGGATGACCCGTTCAGCGTATTCCGCTGCCGGGGCATCATGAACTGCGTCAACGTTTGTCCGAAAGGCCTGAACCCGACTAAGGCCATCGGTCACATTCGTAACATGCTTCTGCAAAGCGGCGTGTGA
- a CDS encoding 2-oxoglutarate dehydrogenase E1 component gives MQESVMQRMWNSAYLSGSNAAYVEELYELYLHDPNAVPEEWRTYFDKLPADGNTAIDVSHSTIRDHFVLLAKNQRRAQPVSAGSVSSEHEKKQVEVLRLIQAYRMRGHQASQLDPLGLWQRPAPADLSINHYGLTNADLDTTFRAGDLFIGKEEASLREIHEALQQTYCRTIGAEFTHITDSEQRHWFQQRLESVRGRPTYSADIKSHLLERVTAAEGLEKYLGTKYPGTKRFGLEGGESLIPMLDELIQRSGSYGTKEVVIGMAHRGRLNVLVNTFGKNPRELFDEFEGKKKVELGSGDVKYHQGFSSNVMTSGGEVHLAMAFNPSHLEIVSPVVEGSVRARQDRRNDPTGEKVLPISIHGDAAFAGQGVVMETFQMSQTRGFKTGGTVHIVVNNQVGFTISNPLDSRSTEYATDVAKMIQAPILHVNGDDPEAVLFVTQLAIDYRMQFKRDVVIDLVCYRRRGHNEADEPSGTQPLMYQQITKQRTTRELYADRLTQGGVLDAERVQAKVDEYRNALDNGLHVVKSLVKEPNKELFVDWRPYLGHAWTARHDTRFDLKTLQELSAKLLEIPEGFVVQRQVAKIYEDRQKMQAGGLPINWGYAETMAYATLAFEGHPIRMTGQDIGRGTFSHRHAVLHNQKDAGTYIPLKHLYDGQPRFDLYDSFLSEEAVLAFEYGYSTTTPNALVIWEAQFGDFANGAQVVIDQFITSGEHKWGRLCGLTMLLPHGYEGQGPEHSSARLERYLQLCAEHNIQVCMPTTPAQIYHLLRRQVIRPLRKPLVVLTPKSLLRHKLAISTLEDLAEGSFQTVIPEVDALDPKKVERVVLCSGKVYYDLLEKRRAEGREDIAIVRIEQLYPFPEDDLKEVLAPYTNAKAAVWCQEEPMNQGAWYCSQHHLRRSISNLNKSLVLEYAGREASAAPACGYASMHAEQQEKLLQDAFTV, from the coding sequence ATGCAAGAAAGCGTGATGCAGCGCATGTGGAACAGCGCCTACCTATCCGGTAGTAACGCTGCCTATGTGGAAGAGCTCTACGAGCTCTACCTGCACGACCCTAACGCTGTGCCAGAAGAGTGGCGCACTTACTTTGATAAGTTGCCTGCCGACGGCAACACTGCCATCGATGTTTCGCACTCGACGATCCGCGATCATTTCGTCTTGCTGGCAAAGAACCAGCGCCGCGCCCAACCGGTTTCCGCCGGTAGCGTGAGCAGTGAGCACGAGAAGAAGCAAGTTGAAGTGCTGCGATTGATCCAGGCCTATCGGATGCGTGGCCACCAGGCATCCCAGCTGGACCCGCTGGGACTGTGGCAGCGTCCTGCACCTGCAGACCTGTCGATCAATCATTATGGCTTGACCAATGCCGATCTTGATACGACCTTCCGTGCCGGCGACCTGTTCATCGGCAAAGAGGAAGCGAGCCTACGCGAAATTCACGAAGCGTTGCAGCAGACATATTGCCGCACCATCGGCGCTGAATTCACGCACATCACCGATTCCGAGCAGCGCCACTGGTTCCAGCAACGTCTGGAAAGCGTACGCGGCCGTCCAACCTATTCTGCCGACATCAAGAGCCATCTGCTCGAGCGTGTCACCGCGGCAGAAGGCCTGGAGAAGTACCTGGGCACCAAGTACCCAGGCACCAAGCGTTTCGGCCTGGAAGGTGGCGAAAGCCTGATTCCGATGCTCGACGAGCTGATCCAGCGCTCCGGCTCCTATGGCACCAAGGAAGTCGTGATCGGCATGGCCCACCGTGGTCGCTTGAACGTGCTGGTCAACACCTTCGGCAAGAACCCGCGCGAACTGTTCGACGAGTTCGAAGGCAAGAAGAAGGTTGAGCTGGGCTCCGGCGACGTGAAGTATCACCAGGGCTTCTCGTCCAACGTGATGACCTCCGGTGGCGAAGTTCACCTGGCGATGGCATTCAACCCGTCCCACCTGGAAATCGTTTCTCCAGTGGTCGAGGGTTCCGTGCGCGCCCGCCAGGACCGTCGCAACGACCCAACCGGCGAGAAAGTCCTGCCGATCTCCATCCACGGTGACGCGGCGTTCGCCGGTCAGGGCGTGGTCATGGAAACCTTCCAGATGTCGCAGACTCGCGGTTTCAAGACCGGCGGTACTGTGCACATCGTGGTCAACAACCAGGTTGGCTTCACCATCAGCAATCCGCTGGACTCGCGTTCCACCGAGTACGCCACCGACGTTGCGAAGATGATCCAGGCGCCGATCCTCCATGTGAATGGCGATGATCCGGAAGCGGTCCTGTTCGTGACCCAACTGGCCATCGACTATCGCATGCAGTTCAAGCGTGATGTGGTCATCGACCTGGTCTGCTACCGCCGTCGCGGCCACAACGAGGCGGACGAGCCAAGTGGCACCCAGCCGCTGATGTACCAGCAGATCACCAAGCAGCGCACCACTCGCGAGCTGTACGCTGATCGCCTGACCCAGGGCGGTGTGCTCGATGCAGAGCGCGTCCAGGCGAAGGTCGACGAATACCGCAATGCGCTGGACAACGGTCTGCACGTGGTGAAGTCGCTGGTCAAGGAACCGAACAAAGAGCTGTTCGTGGACTGGCGTCCGTATCTGGGCCACGCCTGGACTGCGCGTCACGACACTCGCTTCGACCTGAAGACCCTGCAGGAACTGTCCGCCAAGCTGCTGGAAATTCCGGAAGGCTTCGTGGTTCAGCGCCAGGTCGCGAAGATCTACGAAGACCGTCAGAAGATGCAAGCCGGCGGCCTGCCGATCAACTGGGGTTACGCCGAAACCATGGCGTACGCGACCCTGGCGTTCGAAGGTCACCCGATCCGCATGACTGGCCAGGACATCGGCCGCGGTACGTTCTCGCACCGTCACGCTGTTCTGCACAACCAGAAAGATGCCGGCACCTACATTCCGCTGAAGCATCTGTACGACGGTCAGCCGCGCTTCGACCTGTACGACTCGTTCCTGTCGGAAGAGGCTGTGCTGGCGTTCGAATACGGTTACTCGACCACCACGCCCAATGCGCTGGTGATCTGGGAAGCCCAGTTCGGCGACTTCGCCAACGGTGCACAGGTCGTGATCGACCAGTTCATCACCAGCGGCGAGCACAAGTGGGGTCGCCTGTGCGGCCTGACCATGCTGCTGCCGCACGGCTACGAAGGCCAGGGCCCTGAGCACAGCTCGGCGCGTCTTGAGCGTTACCTGCAGCTGTGCGCCGAGCACAACATTCAGGTGTGCATGCCGACCACCCCGGCACAGATCTACCACTTGCTGCGCCGTCAGGTGATCCGCCCGCTGCGCAAGCCGCTGGTAGTACTGACGCCGAAGTCGCTGCTGCGCCACAAGCTTGCCATCTCGACCCTGGAAGATCTGGCCGAAGGTTCGTTCCAGACCGTGATCCCGGAAGTCGATGCACTGGACCCGAAAAAGGTCGAGCGCGTGGTTCTGTGCAGCGGCAAGGTCTACTACGACCTGCTGGAAAAACGCCGTGCCGAAGGCCGCGAAGATATCGCCATCGTGCGTATCGAGCAGCTGTACCCATTCCCTGAGGACGACTTGAAAGAAGTCCTGGCTCCTTACACCAACGCCAAAGCGGCGGTCTGGTGCCAGGAAGAGCCAATGAACCAGGGCGCCTGGTACTGCAGCCAGCACCACCTGCGTCGCAGCATCAGCAACCTCAACAAGTCTCTCGTACTCGAGTACGCGGGCCGTGAGGCTTCTGCTGCCCCAGCATGTGGTTACGCATCGATGCACGCCGAGCAGCAGGAAAAACTGCTGCAAGACGCGTTTACCGTTTAA
- the odhB gene encoding 2-oxoglutarate dehydrogenase complex dihydrolipoyllysine-residue succinyltransferase, giving the protein MAIEIKAPTFPESVADGTVATWHKQPGDAVKRDELIVDIETDKVVLEVLATADGVLGAIVKNEGDTVLSDEVLGSIVEGGAAAAAPAAAAPAAAAAPASAEGEDDPIAAPAARKLAEENGINIASVAGTGKGGRVTKEDVVAAVAAKKAAPAAAPAKAPAPAAAAPVFAAGDRVEKRVPMTRLRAKVAERLVEAQSNMAMLTTFNEVDMTEVMALRSKYKDLFEKSHNGVRLGFMSFFVKAATEALKRFPAVNASIDGSDIVYHGYADIGVAVSSDRGLVVPVLRNAELMSLAEIESGIATFGKKARDGKLSMEEMTGGTFTITNGGTFGSMMSTPIVNPPQAAILGMHNILQRPMAVNGQVVIRPMMYLALSYDHRLIDGKEAVTFLVTIKNLLEDPARLLLDI; this is encoded by the coding sequence ATGGCTATCGAGATCAAAGCCCCCACTTTCCCGGAATCGGTTGCCGATGGCACCGTTGCCACCTGGCACAAGCAACCGGGCGACGCCGTCAAGCGTGACGAGCTGATCGTCGACATCGAGACCGACAAGGTCGTTCTGGAAGTGCTGGCCACCGCCGACGGCGTGCTGGGCGCTATCGTCAAGAACGAAGGCGACACCGTTCTGTCCGACGAAGTCCTGGGCTCCATCGTTGAAGGCGGCGCCGCTGCCGCCGCTCCAGCTGCTGCCGCTCCGGCTGCCGCTGCTGCCCCAGCTTCCGCTGAAGGCGAAGACGACCCGATCGCTGCTCCAGCCGCGCGCAAGCTGGCTGAAGAAAACGGCATCAACATCGCTTCCGTTGCCGGTACTGGCAAAGGCGGTCGTGTGACCAAGGAAGACGTAGTGGCCGCTGTTGCTGCCAAGAAGGCCGCTCCAGCCGCTGCGCCGGCCAAGGCTCCGGCTCCAGCCGCTGCTGCTCCGGTTTTCGCTGCTGGCGATCGCGTCGAGAAGCGCGTACCGATGACCCGCCTGCGGGCCAAGGTTGCCGAGCGTCTGGTCGAAGCCCAGTCGAACATGGCGATGCTGACTACCTTCAACGAAGTCGACATGACCGAAGTCATGGCCCTGCGTTCGAAGTACAAGGATCTGTTCGAGAAGTCCCACAACGGCGTGCGCCTGGGCTTCATGTCGTTCTTCGTCAAGGCTGCCACCGAAGCCCTGAAGCGCTTCCCAGCGGTCAACGCTTCGATCGACGGTTCCGACATCGTCTACCACGGCTACGCGGACATCGGCGTTGCCGTTTCCAGCGATCGCGGCCTGGTGGTTCCGGTTCTGCGTAACGCCGAGCTGATGAGCCTGGCTGAAATCGAAAGCGGCATCGCCACCTTCGGCAAGAAGGCTCGTGATGGCAAGCTGTCGATGGAAGAGATGACTGGCGGTACTTTCACCATCACTAACGGTGGTACCTTCGGTTCGATGATGTCCACCCCGATCGTCAACCCGCCACAAGCGGCCATCCTGGGCATGCACAACATTCTGCAGCGTCCTATGGCGGTCAACGGCCAAGTTGTCATCCGTCCGATGATGTACCTGGCGCTGTCCTATGACCACCGCCTGATCGACGGTAAAGAAGCCGTGACGTTCCTGGTGACCATCAAGAACCTGCTGGAAGATCCAGCGCGTCTGCTCCTGGACATCTAA
- the lpdA gene encoding dihydrolipoyl dehydrogenase — translation MTQKFDVVVIGAGPGGYVAAIKAAQLGLTTACIEKYTDKEGKLALGGTCLNVGCIPSKALLDSSWKFHEAQDGFAIHGISHSGVSMDVPAMVGRKANIVKGLTSGVATLFKANGVTSIQGHGKLLAGKKVEVTKPDGSVEVIEAENVILAPGSRPIDIPPAPVDQNVIVDSTGALEFQAVPKRLGVIGAGVIGLELGSVWSRLGAQVTVLEALDTFLMAADTAVSKEALKTLTKQGLDIKLGARVTGSKVNGEEVVVTYTDASGEQTITFDKLIVAVGRRPVTTDLLAADCGVTLDERGFVHVDDHCATTVPGVYAIGDVVRGMMLAHKASEEGIMVVERIKGHKAQMNYDLIPSVIYTHPEIAWVGKTEQALKAEGVEVNVGTFPFAASGRAMAANDTGGFVKVIADAKTDRVLGVHVIGPSAAELVQQGAIGMEFGTSAEDLGMMVFSHPTLSEALHEAALAVNGGAIHIANRKKR, via the coding sequence ATGACTCAGAAATTCGACGTGGTAGTGATTGGCGCGGGCCCTGGCGGCTATGTAGCTGCAATCAAGGCCGCACAGCTTGGCCTGACGACTGCCTGCATCGAGAAGTACACCGACAAGGAGGGCAAGCTGGCCCTCGGCGGTACTTGCCTGAACGTCGGTTGCATTCCTTCCAAGGCACTGCTGGACAGTTCCTGGAAGTTCCACGAGGCGCAAGATGGCTTTGCCATCCACGGCATCAGCCACTCCGGCGTGAGCATGGACGTACCGGCCATGGTCGGTCGCAAGGCCAACATCGTCAAAGGCCTGACCAGCGGTGTTGCCACCCTGTTCAAGGCCAACGGCGTCACTTCGATCCAGGGCCACGGCAAGCTGCTGGCTGGCAAGAAAGTCGAAGTCACCAAGCCTGACGGTTCGGTGGAAGTGATCGAAGCCGAAAACGTGATCCTGGCTCCAGGTTCGCGTCCAATCGACATCCCACCAGCCCCGGTTGACCAGAACGTGATCGTGGACTCCACTGGCGCCCTGGAATTCCAGGCAGTGCCAAAGCGCCTGGGTGTGATCGGCGCCGGCGTCATCGGCCTGGAACTGGGTTCGGTATGGTCGCGCCTGGGCGCACAAGTGACCGTGCTGGAAGCGCTGGATACCTTCCTGATGGCAGCCGATACCGCTGTTTCCAAGGAAGCGCTGAAAACCCTGACCAAGCAGGGCCTGGATATCAAGCTGGGTGCTCGCGTGACCGGCTCCAAGGTCAACGGTGAAGAAGTCGTAGTGACCTACACCGATGCCAGCGGTGAGCAGACCATCACCTTCGACAAGCTGATCGTAGCCGTTGGTCGCCGTCCTGTGACCACCGATCTGTTGGCTGCCGACTGCGGCGTGACCCTGGACGAGCGCGGCTTCGTGCACGTTGACGATCATTGCGCCACCACCGTCCCAGGCGTCTACGCCATTGGTGACGTGGTTCGCGGCATGATGCTGGCTCACAAGGCCTCGGAAGAGGGCATCATGGTTGTCGAGCGCATCAAGGGCCACAAGGCTCAGATGAACTATGACCTGATCCCTTCGGTTATCTATACTCACCCGGAAATTGCATGGGTTGGTAAAACCGAGCAGGCCTTGAAAGCTGAAGGCGTAGAAGTTAACGTCGGCACCTTCCCGTTCGCTGCCAGCGGCCGTGCCATGGCAGCCAACGATACCGGCGGTTTCGTCAAGGTCATCGCCGATGCCAAGACAGATCGCGTATTGGGCGTCCACGTGATTGGCCCAAGCGCTGCGGAACTGGTTCAACAAGGTGCGATCGGCATGGAATTCGGCACCAGCGCCGAAGACCTGGGCATGATGGTTTTCTCCCATCCGACCCTGTCCGAAGCCCTGCACGAAGCAGCCCTGGCTGTGAATGGCGGCGCCATCCACATTGCCAACCGCAAGAAACGCTAA